From the genome of Hymenobacter cellulosilyticus, one region includes:
- the guaA gene encoding glutamine-hydrolyzing GMP synthase, translated as MPQQILILDFGSQYTQLIARRIRELNVYCEIHPFTHAPDLTEDIRGVVLSGSPCSVRDPEAPNPDLSRYLGKVPVLGVCYGAQLLASQNGGDVLPATIREYGRARLSHLDATNPLMRELTSGSQVWMSHGDTIKTLPAGFEIIASTPEVDVAAYHVLGQPTYGIQFHPEVTHSTEGKLLMRNFVVDICGCDQSWTPEHFVDSMVLALQNTIGPDDKVILGLSGGVDSSVAALLLHRAIGPRLHGIFVNNGLLRKDEFESVLHSYKDLGLNVRGVDASQEFYAALAGISDPEGKRKAIGRTFVEIFDQEAQKVEGARWLAQGTIYPDVIESVSVKGPAVTIKSHHNVGGLPEKMNLKIVEPLRALFKDEVRQVGDALELPHNILHRHPFPGPGLGIRILGDVTPHKVDLLQRADDIFINGLREFGLYEQVWQAGVMLLPIQSVGVMGDERTYEQVVALRAVTSVDGMTADWAHLPYDFLAYVSNKIINQVRGINRVVYDISSKPPATIEWE; from the coding sequence ATGCCTCAACAGATTTTAATTCTCGATTTCGGCTCCCAGTACACGCAGCTCATTGCCCGACGCATTCGGGAATTGAACGTTTACTGCGAGATTCATCCGTTTACGCACGCCCCGGACCTCACTGAGGATATCCGGGGCGTTGTGCTTTCCGGCTCGCCCTGCTCGGTGCGCGACCCGGAAGCTCCCAACCCCGACCTGAGCCGCTACCTGGGCAAGGTGCCGGTGCTGGGCGTATGCTACGGCGCCCAGCTGCTGGCCAGCCAGAACGGCGGCGACGTGCTGCCCGCCACCATCCGCGAGTACGGCCGGGCCCGCCTCAGCCACCTCGATGCGACCAACCCGCTGATGCGGGAGCTGACCAGCGGCTCCCAGGTGTGGATGTCGCACGGCGACACAATTAAAACCCTGCCCGCCGGCTTCGAAATCATTGCCAGCACCCCGGAAGTCGACGTGGCGGCCTACCACGTGCTGGGCCAGCCAACGTACGGCATCCAGTTTCACCCCGAGGTAACGCACTCCACGGAAGGCAAGCTGCTGATGCGCAACTTCGTGGTGGATATCTGCGGCTGCGACCAAAGCTGGACGCCCGAGCACTTCGTCGACAGCATGGTGCTGGCCCTGCAAAACACCATTGGCCCCGACGACAAAGTGATTCTGGGCCTGTCGGGCGGCGTCGACTCCTCGGTAGCGGCCCTGCTGCTGCACCGGGCCATCGGGCCGCGTTTGCACGGCATTTTCGTGAATAACGGGCTGCTGCGCAAAGATGAGTTTGAGAGCGTGCTGCACTCGTATAAGGACCTGGGGCTGAACGTGCGCGGCGTGGATGCGTCGCAGGAGTTCTACGCGGCCCTGGCCGGTATTTCCGACCCGGAGGGCAAGCGCAAGGCTATTGGCCGCACCTTCGTGGAAATCTTCGACCAGGAAGCCCAGAAAGTGGAGGGCGCCCGGTGGCTGGCCCAGGGCACGATTTATCCGGACGTAATTGAGTCGGTGTCGGTGAAAGGGCCGGCCGTGACCATCAAGAGCCACCACAACGTGGGCGGTTTGCCGGAGAAGATGAACCTGAAAATCGTGGAGCCGCTGCGGGCCTTGTTCAAGGACGAGGTGCGGCAGGTGGGCGACGCGCTGGAACTGCCCCACAACATTCTGCACCGCCACCCTTTCCCGGGTCCCGGCCTGGGCATCCGGATTCTGGGCGACGTAACTCCGCACAAAGTGGACTTGCTGCAGCGGGCCGACGATATTTTTATCAACGGCCTGCGCGAGTTTGGCCTGTATGAGCAGGTATGGCAGGCGGGTGTGATGCTGCTCCCGATTCAGAGTGTAGGCGTGATGGGCGACGAGCGGACCTACGAGCAGGTAGTAGCCCTGCGCGCGGTGACCAGCGTAGACGGCATGACGGCCGACTGGGCCCACCTCCCCTACGACTTCCTTGCTTACGTTTCCAACAAAATCATCAACCAGGTGCGCGGCATCAACCGCGTGGTGTACGACATCAGCTCCAAGCCGCCAGCAACGATTGAGTGGGAGTAA
- a CDS encoding carboxypeptidase-like regulatory domain-containing protein encodes MFHTLRVFGLCCLLGSPFSALSQTTTNPNASLIAAQVEKKAAPSPAPETKATPKPSVTTTAESDAATADEPAVESTTAPAAEMATLTGRVLDEEKKPLAGVVVFIKDAGAFASTDAKGEYRLDAPAGVNTLTFSYAGYEDQQLKTSNFLPASVQLLPAANRKKLAKSSRR; translated from the coding sequence ATGTTCCACACTCTCCGCGTATTTGGCCTTTGCTGCCTGCTGGGTTCCCCTTTTTCGGCCCTTTCCCAGACAACAACCAACCCCAACGCTTCGCTGATTGCGGCCCAGGTAGAAAAGAAGGCCGCCCCAAGCCCGGCCCCCGAAACCAAGGCAACCCCGAAACCATCTGTCACAACTACGGCCGAGTCGGATGCAGCTACAGCTGATGAGCCAGCCGTGGAGTCGACCACCGCGCCGGCCGCCGAAATGGCTACGCTCACGGGCCGGGTGCTGGACGAAGAAAAAAAGCCGCTGGCCGGCGTTGTCGTGTTCATCAAGGATGCCGGGGCCTTTGCCAGCACCGATGCTAAGGGTGAATACCGCCTGGACGCTCCAGCCGGGGTGAACACGCTTACTTTTAGCTACGCCGGCTACGAAGACCAACAGCTGAAAACCAGCAATTTTCTGCCCGCCAGCGTACAGCTGCTGCCCGCCGCCAACCGGAAGAAGTTGGCCAAAAGCAGCCGGCGCTAA